In a genomic window of Streptomyces noursei ATCC 11455:
- a CDS encoding MarR family winged helix-turn-helix transcriptional regulator: MVRQERGGRQRTPAGPPADDLHETVEEVAAAVMTASRLFVALSARALAETEPTLTLPQLRTLVVLHGEGPVKLVALAAGLDVNPSTAMRMVDKLEARGLVDRRLNPDNRREVILGLKPQGRRLVEKVMAHRHQEIQAIVASLPADRRAELVRGLRALTDAAGERAVDSLTERY; this comes from the coding sequence ATGGTGCGACAAGAGCGGGGCGGCCGACAGCGAACTCCGGCCGGGCCGCCGGCGGACGACCTGCACGAGACCGTGGAGGAGGTCGCCGCGGCCGTCATGACGGCGTCCCGGCTGTTCGTCGCGCTGTCCGCGCGGGCGCTCGCCGAGACCGAACCGACGCTGACACTGCCGCAACTGCGCACCCTGGTGGTCCTGCACGGCGAGGGGCCGGTCAAACTGGTCGCGCTCGCCGCGGGGCTGGACGTGAACCCCTCGACCGCGATGCGCATGGTCGACAAGCTGGAGGCCCGCGGCCTCGTGGACCGTCGGTTGAACCCCGACAACCGTCGCGAGGTCATCCTCGGCCTCAAGCCGCAGGGCCGGCGCCTGGTCGAAAAGGTCATGGCCCACCGGCACCAGGAGATCCAGGCCATCGTGGCCAGTCTCCCGGCCGACCGGCGTGCCGAGCTGGTGCGGGGGCTGCGCGCCCTGACCGATGCGGCCGGCGAACGGGCCGTCGATTCGCTGACCGAGCGGTACTGA
- a CDS encoding 3-hydroxybutyrate dehydrogenase, with protein MHTSHRPGEGPYAAGVARDAADRGAAGAGCLAGRTAMVTGAASGIGRACALALSAEGAFVHVVDRSRAAAQQLAEEIGGAAHIVDLSVPEAVDTLPDDADVLVNNAGLQHVAPLHSFPPERFALMQRVMVEAPFRLLRRTLPRMYERGWGRVVNISSVHGLRASPYKSAYVAAKHALEGLSKVVALEAAAHGVTSNCVSPGYVRTPLVEEQIAAQARTHGIPEDEVVSRVMLERTALKRLIEPEEVARAVVWLCTPHADGITGISLPLDGGWTIR; from the coding sequence ATGCACACCAGTCACCGCCCCGGCGAGGGGCCGTACGCGGCGGGCGTGGCGCGCGACGCCGCCGATCGGGGAGCGGCCGGCGCCGGATGCCTGGCCGGGCGGACCGCCATGGTCACCGGGGCCGCCAGCGGCATCGGGCGGGCCTGCGCGCTGGCGCTCTCCGCCGAGGGGGCCTTCGTCCACGTGGTGGACCGCTCCCGGGCGGCGGCCCAGCAGCTCGCCGAGGAGATCGGCGGCGCCGCGCACATCGTCGACCTGTCCGTCCCGGAGGCGGTGGACACCCTTCCCGACGACGCGGACGTACTGGTCAACAACGCCGGACTGCAGCACGTCGCCCCCCTCCACTCCTTCCCGCCGGAGCGCTTCGCGTTGATGCAGCGGGTGATGGTGGAGGCCCCGTTCCGCCTCCTGCGCCGCACCCTGCCGCGGATGTACGAGCGCGGGTGGGGGCGGGTGGTCAACATCTCCTCCGTCCACGGGCTGCGTGCCAGTCCCTACAAGTCGGCCTATGTGGCGGCCAAGCACGCACTCGAGGGCCTGAGCAAGGTCGTCGCCCTGGAAGCCGCCGCGCACGGTGTGACCAGCAACTGCGTCAGCCCCGGCTATGTGCGTACGCCGTTGGTCGAGGAGCAGATCGCCGCCCAGGCCCGCACCCACGGGATCCCGGAGGACGAGGTGGTCTCGCGCGTGATGCTGGAGCGCACGGCCCTCAAGCGCCTGATCGAGCCGGAAGAGGTGGCCCGGGCCGTGGTGTGGCTGTGCACCCCGCACGCCGACGGCATCACCGGCATCTCCCTCCCCCTCGACGGGGGTTGGACCATCCGCTGA